In the Gopherus flavomarginatus isolate rGopFla2 chromosome 6, rGopFla2.mat.asm, whole genome shotgun sequence genome, one interval contains:
- the TMEM115 gene encoding transmembrane protein 115 isoform X3 — translation MNRYLPVARQHFLAVLASTSVVVKSICAAVILLYLLSFAVDTVFGLGVTPGYLFPPNFWIWTLATHSLVEKHVWDVGVSLATVVLAGRLLEPLWGALELLIFFAVVNISVGLLGAFAYFLTYVGSFNLLYLFTVRIHGMLGFLGGVLVALKQTMGDSTVLKVPQVRMKVVPMLLLLILAVLRLTTLIESNLLASYGFGVLSSWIYLRFYQRHSRGRGDMSDHFAFATFFPEILQPVIGLVANLVHGILVKVKVCRKTVKRYDVGAPSSITISLPGTDPQDAERRSSRL, via the exons ATGAACCGGTACCTCCCAGTAGCCCGGCAGCATTTTCTGGCTGTGCTGGCCAGCACCAGTGTGGTGGTGAAGTCCATCTGTGCCGCTGTCATCCTGCTCTACCTTCTATCCTTTGCTGTGGACACGGTGTTCGGGCTTGGCGTGACTCCTGGTTACCTCTTTCCACCCAACTTTTGGATCTGGACGTTGGCCACACACAGTCTGGTGGAGAAGCATGTCTGGGACGTTGGCGTGAGCCTGGCCACAGTAGTGctggctggcaggctgctggaGCCCCTGTGGGGAGCACTGGAGCTCCTGATTTTCTTTGCAGTGGTGAATATCTCAGTTGGGCTTCTGGGAGCCTTTGCCTACTTTCTCACCTACGTGGGGTCATTCAATCTCTTGTACCTGTTTACCGTTCGCATTCACGGCATGCTGGGCTTCCTCGGTGGGGTCTTGGTGGCCCTCAAGCAGACCATGGGTGACAGCACTGTCCTGAAGGTGCCCCAGGTGCGGATGAAAGTGGTCCCTATGCTCTTACTCCTTATCCTGGCTGTTCTGAGGCTGACCACCCTAATTGAAAGCAACCTATTGGCCTCTTATGGCTTTGGGGTCCTCTCCAGCTGGATCTATCTTCGTTTCTACCAGCGgcacagtaggggacgtggagACATGTCAGACCACTTTGCCTTTGCCACGTTCTTTCCCGAGATCCTGCAGCCTGTGATTGGTTTGGTGGCCAACTTGGTGCATGGCATCTTGGTGAAGGTAAAAGTTTGCCGGAAAACAGTGAAGCGTTACGATGTCGGTGCTCCTTCATCCATCACCATCAGCCTGCCTGGAACAGACCCGCAGGATGCTGAGAGGAGAAG CAGTCGATTATAG
- the TMEM115 gene encoding transmembrane protein 115 isoform X4, producing the protein MNRYLPVARQHFLAVLASTSVVVKSICAAVILLYLLSFAVDTVFGLGVTPGYLFPPNFWIWTLATHSLVEKHVWDVGVSLATVVLAGRLLEPLWGALELLIFFAVVNISVGLLGAFAYFLTYVGSFNLLYLFTVRIHGMLGFLGGVLVALKQTMGDSTVLKVPQVRMKVVPMLLLLILAVLRLTTLIESNLLASYGFGVLSSWIYLRFYQRHSRGRGDMSDHFAFATFFPEILQPVIGLVANLVHGILVKVKVCRKTVKRYDVGAPSSITISLPGTDPQDAERRSRL; encoded by the exons ATGAACCGGTACCTCCCAGTAGCCCGGCAGCATTTTCTGGCTGTGCTGGCCAGCACCAGTGTGGTGGTGAAGTCCATCTGTGCCGCTGTCATCCTGCTCTACCTTCTATCCTTTGCTGTGGACACGGTGTTCGGGCTTGGCGTGACTCCTGGTTACCTCTTTCCACCCAACTTTTGGATCTGGACGTTGGCCACACACAGTCTGGTGGAGAAGCATGTCTGGGACGTTGGCGTGAGCCTGGCCACAGTAGTGctggctggcaggctgctggaGCCCCTGTGGGGAGCACTGGAGCTCCTGATTTTCTTTGCAGTGGTGAATATCTCAGTTGGGCTTCTGGGAGCCTTTGCCTACTTTCTCACCTACGTGGGGTCATTCAATCTCTTGTACCTGTTTACCGTTCGCATTCACGGCATGCTGGGCTTCCTCGGTGGGGTCTTGGTGGCCCTCAAGCAGACCATGGGTGACAGCACTGTCCTGAAGGTGCCCCAGGTGCGGATGAAAGTGGTCCCTATGCTCTTACTCCTTATCCTGGCTGTTCTGAGGCTGACCACCCTAATTGAAAGCAACCTATTGGCCTCTTATGGCTTTGGGGTCCTCTCCAGCTGGATCTATCTTCGTTTCTACCAGCGgcacagtaggggacgtggagACATGTCAGACCACTTTGCCTTTGCCACGTTCTTTCCCGAGATCCTGCAGCCTGTGATTGGTTTGGTGGCCAACTTGGTGCATGGCATCTTGGTGAAGGTAAAAGTTTGCCGGAAAACAGTGAAGCGTTACGATGTCGGTGCTCCTTCATCCATCACCATCAGCCTGCCTGGAACAGACCCGCAGGATGCTGAGAGGAGAAG TCGATTATAG